Proteins from a genomic interval of Rosa chinensis cultivar Old Blush chromosome 2, RchiOBHm-V2, whole genome shotgun sequence:
- the LOC112183583 gene encoding glucan endo-1,3-beta-glucosidase 6 — MAVLDWIALILCVLASFDNHVGRVGAVDIGVCHGRQGNDLPAATDVINLYKKHGIAKIRLFEPNHAELDALKGSGIGQAAVDIWFNDNVAPYINDGNINYIAVGNEPDLPGLSSDNSGPYEHWLEQDSSVICMITNTLYADALTLVIGCQTSKEVWATLKQRYGSISEYHIMQLKSNLHNIHKGSDSIEKYLLRFKSVRDQLTTVGVRMSDQDMKILFLAGLPSEYGHTRQVIGRI; from the exons ATGGCAGTACTCGACTGGATTGCACTCATTCTGTGTGTTTTAGCAAGCTTTGACAACCATGTAGGCCGTGTGGGAGCTGTAGACATAGGTGTTTGCCATGGGAGGCAGGGAAATGACCTTCCTGCAGCAACAGATGTTATCAATCTCTACAAAAAACACGGCATTGCAAAAATTAGGCTCTTCGAACCTAACCATGCAGAGCTCGATGCCCTGAAAGGGAGTGGAATCG GCCAAGCTGCTGTGGACATATGGTTCAACGACAATGTAGCTCCTTATATAAATGACGGTAACATCAATTACATCGCCGTCGGTAACGAGCCCGACCTTCCCGG TCTATCTTCGGACAATTCTGGGCCCTATGAGCATTGGTTGGAGCAGGATAGCTCTGTAATTTGTATGATCACAAATACACTTTATGCTGATGCACTCACTCTAGTGATTGGATGTCAAACTTCAAAGGAGGTATGGGCTACTCTCAAGCAAAGATATGGTTCAATTTCTGAGTATCACATTATGCAATTGAAGTCCAACTTACATAATATCCATAAGGGGTCTGATTCAATAGAGAAATACTTGTTGCGATTTAAAAGTGTTAGAGATCAATTGACTACTGTAGGAGTGAGAATGTCTGACCAAGATATGAAAATATTATTTCTTGCTGGACTTCCTAGTGAATATGGTCATACGAGACAGGTTATCGGCAGAATTTGA